Sequence from the Maribellus comscasis genome:
TTGGAGGGGTTAGGGGGGGCTTTTACTACCAGTGACCAACAACCATAAAAACGACAACAATGACAACAAATAAAGAATACTCTCTCACAAACCTACGCGAACTGGAAGCCGAAGCGATTCACATCATACGGGAAGTAGCTGCCGAATTTGAAAACCCGGTTATGCTTTACTCGATTGGAAAAGACTCTTCGGTAATGGTCCGGTTAGCAGAGAAAGCCTTTTATCCGGGCAAAGTCCCGTTTCCGTTAATGCATATCGATTCGAAGTGGAAATTCAAAGAAATGGTTGAATTCCGTGACAATTATGCCAAAGAAAAGGGCTGGGATTTGATTGTTCACTACAACAAAGAAGGTTTTGAAAAAGGGATTGGCCCTTTTACCCACGGAAGCAAGGTGCATACCGATGTAATGAAAACACAGGCCCTGTTGGCCGGATTGAATAAATACAAGTTTGACGCCGCTTTTGGAGGCGCCCGCCGCGACGAAGAAAAATCACGTGCAAAGGAACGTATTTTCTCATTCCGTGATAAATTTCACCAGTGGGACCCCAAAAACCAGCGCCCGGAACTGTGGAATATATACAATGCCAAGGTTCACAAAGGTGAATCAATCCGGGTTTTCCCAATTTCTAACTGGACAGAACTCGATATCTGGCAGTACATACGTTTGGAGAATATTCCGATTGTACCGCTTTATTATGCAAAAGAGCGCCCGATTGTTGATATTGACGGCAGCCTGATTATGGTTGACGATGAGCGCATGCCCAAAGAATTACGCGATAAGGCACAAATGCGAAAAGTACGTTTTCGTACCCTGGGATGTTACCCCTTAACAGGTGCAGTTGAATCAGAAGCCGACACCATTGAAAAAATCGTGGAAGAAATGATGACCGTTACTGTTTCTGAACGGACAACCCGTGTTATTGACTTCGACCAGGAAGCAAGTATGGAACAGAAAAAACGAGAAGGGTATTTTTAGGAATGGGAGCCCCACCTAACCTCCCCAAAGGGGAGGAACAAATCGGAGTAAAACAAAACAAAAAATACGAACTCAGCCAGCTCAAAGTCGGCACTTCCTATTAAAGAAACTATTTTATTAAGCTTAGGAATAAATTTTAAGTGAGTATTCAACTAAAATAAATGTTCTGGCTGCGGGCACGTCAAAATTCCGTTGATCGGGCTAAGTTGGCGCTTTGAAAAATCGCAAAGGTTAATTTTGACAAGATTCTTTTTGTTTCGGTTTTCTCATCGGAGAAAAATGAAAACCCGTCCGGTAGGACAAAACACTTTAGTATATGGAAAACATCAATTTAGACATAAAAGCATTTTTAGATCGGGAGCAAAAAAAGGATTTATTACGTGCAGCGTTGACTACGGCGAATCAGACTAATCCCGCGCGACCCCTAAGCCCTAAAGGGGCCAATCCGGCACACCCAATGAATCGATAAAAGAAATTAAAGAACTATAAACACATTAGAATTGGATATAATGTTAAGAACTTTCCATAATCCTGACAACGTCGGGATACG
This genomic interval carries:
- the cysD gene encoding sulfate adenylyltransferase subunit CysD, producing MTTNKEYSLTNLRELEAEAIHIIREVAAEFENPVMLYSIGKDSSVMVRLAEKAFYPGKVPFPLMHIDSKWKFKEMVEFRDNYAKEKGWDLIVHYNKEGFEKGIGPFTHGSKVHTDVMKTQALLAGLNKYKFDAAFGGARRDEEKSRAKERIFSFRDKFHQWDPKNQRPELWNIYNAKVHKGESIRVFPISNWTELDIWQYIRLENIPIVPLYYAKERPIVDIDGSLIMVDDERMPKELRDKAQMRKVRFRTLGCYPLTGAVESEADTIEKIVEEMMTVTVSERTTRVIDFDQEASMEQKKREGYF